The genomic interval TACCGGGCACAGGGAAAACGTCTTGGGGTGGGGCGGGGGTTCCATGGAAGGCTGGGGACATGGGGCTCTGGCACGTGTTCTACGCGGACTGGCAGATGGAGTGTTGCGGTACGCCCTTCTCGGTGGGGGAGGAGGTGGGCTGGCCGCTGCTGTTCCGTGCCGCGGACGACGTGCTCGGTGGCGGCTGGGACCACCACCTCACCGAGCTCGCTGGACCGGTGGAGCAGGGCGCAGTGCGGGTGCTGCGGGACGGGGACGGCCTGGTCGTGGGGGTGGCGGAAGGTGTGCCGGTGCCGGAGGACTCTCACAGGTTCGTCGGGCTGCTCACCGTCGAGACGCATGGGGGGCGGTTGCCGGAGGTGCGGGGACAGGTGCGGAGGGTGCAGGTCGTGACACAGGAGTACGGCCGGACGGAGCCGGGTTCGCGGACCTGGGAGCCGGTGCCGGGGCGGCGGTCGCTGCGGTCGGTGGACGCGTGCCCGAAGTGGTTCGCGGGTGGTGGGGGTGAGCGGTCCGAGGCGGGGGTCCTGGTCACGCTGGAGGTACCGGGCGGGGGATGAGCCTTCCGACGGCCGGCCTCTTGACGGCCTCTCGGGGAGGACCTCGGCACGGACGCCTGGCCCCGGCGGGCGCGCCCCGACACTCCGGCCGACTCCGGCAGTCCGGTCGGCTCCGGTACTCCGGTCGGCTCCGGCAGTCCGGTCGGCTCCGGCAGTCCGGTCGGCTCCGGCAGTCCGATCGGCCTCGGTACTCCGGCCGGCCTCTGCAGTCCGTTCGGCCGACCAGCCCCGGCTGCCTGGCCGGCCCACCCGCCCTGGCGACCCGGCAACCCGGGCGGCTCCGGCAGTCCGGCCGGCCTCGGTACACCGACCAGCCCCGGCATTCCGGCCGGCGGCCTCGGTACTCCGGTCAAGCCCGGCAGCCCGGCCGGCCTCGGTACTCCGGTCAAGCCCCGGCAGTCCGGTCAGCCCACCCGCCCAGAGCAACCCGGCAGGTCAACCGGCACCCCGGCCGGCCTCGGCAGTCCGTTCGGCCCCCGCAGTCCGTTCGGCCGACCAACCCCGGCAAACCCGGCAGGTCGACCGGCACCCCAGCCCGGCCCCGGCACCCCTGCCCGGCCGACCGACACCCCGCTCCCGGAACCCCGTGACCCGTCCCGCCCCCGGCAGAGACAATGGACCCCGTGCGCTATCGCATCCTCGGCACCACGCAAGCACTCCGCTCCGACGGTACGACCGTCCCGGTCGGCGGAACGCGCCTGCGTGCGTTGCTGACCGTGCTCGCTCTGCGGCCCGGCAGGACCGTCCCGGTGAGCCTCCTGGTGGACGAGGTGTGGGACGGCGACCCGCCCGCCGACGCGACGGGCGCGGTGCAGGCGCTGGTGGGGCGGCTGCGGCGGGCGCTCGGCGCGGATGCTGTGGCGTCCGTGGACGGCGGTTACCGGCTGACGGCCGCGCCGGACGACATCGACCTGCACCGTTTCGAGCGGCTCGCCGGTGACGGCATGCGGGCGCTGGCCGACGGCGACCCCGCGAAGGCGGCCGTGGTCCTGGACGATGCCCTCGTCCTGTGGCGGGGTCCGGCGCTGGCCGATCTGCCCGACCGCACGGCCGAGGCGGCCCGCGCCGAGGCCCGCAGGCTGGACGCCCTGCGCGCCCGGCACACCGCCGCCCTCGCCCTCGGCCAG from Streptomyces sp. CC0208 carries:
- a CDS encoding DUF6578 domain-containing protein, with the protein product MGLWHVFYADWQMECCGTPFSVGEEVGWPLLFRAADDVLGGGWDHHLTELAGPVEQGAVRVLRDGDGLVVGVAEGVPVPEDSHRFVGLLTVETHGGRLPEVRGQVRRVQVVTQEYGRTEPGSRTWEPVPGRRSLRSVDACPKWFAGGGGERSEAGVLVTLEVPGGG